One window of Syngnathus acus chromosome 16, fSynAcu1.2, whole genome shotgun sequence genomic DNA carries:
- the zgc:91890 gene encoding solute carrier family 52, riboflavin transporter, member 3-B produces MSVLTHVLACLFGMGSWVAINGMWVELPLIVPQIPEGWFLPSYLTVLIQMANIGPLVIILMHRFRPGVLNEKPVIYCIVTLGIFVAFLLAFFWKHTVTIGSTLHSVPLLILCFLLSVVDCTSSVTFLPFMMRLCPQYLTSYFAGEGLSGLVPALVALVQGVGVVHCHNATLTLPLNKTLGNSTVDTWGLQAVYQPAKFSVQIFFLLLSVMMVVCLIAFILLNHHPAVAREKRNDLYFREEVTRREREQVFSLHTRTPEKKPMLNSFESAKREPRSAFGRGTYSNSEVVFIFVVLAWVNALTNAVLPSVQSYSCLPYGNQAYHLAATMAAVANPMACFIAMFRPIRSLIFMCLLTVFGTGFGAYIMAMAALSPCPLLVHSVSGTVVIVLVWIVFVLSLSYVKVIIGVILRDEGHGALVWCGAVVQLGSMLGALSMFPLVSIYGLFKSGDACNTKCPL; encoded by the exons ATGTCAGTGCTGACTCACGTGCTGGCATGTTTGTTTGGCATGGGCTCCTGGGTGGCAATCAACGGAATGTGGGTGGAGCTCCCACTAATTGTGCCACAAATCCCTGAGGGTTGGTTCCTGCCGTCCTACCTCACAGTCCTCATCCAGATGGCCAACATAGGCCCGCTCGTCATCATCTTGATGCATCGTTTTCGCCCAGGAGTGCTGAATGAGAAGCCGGTCATCTACTGCATCGTTACGTTGGGCATCTTTGTGGCGTTCCTTTTGGCGTTCTTCTGGAAGCACACAGTGACAATAGGGAGCACCCTGCACAGTGTGCCTCTTTTGATATTATGTTTCCTGCTCTCTGTGGTAGACTGCACCTCCTCTGTCACCTTTCTGCCTTTCATGATGCGTCTGTGCCCCCAGTACCTCACCAGCTACTTTGCAGGTGAAGGCCTCAGTGGTCTGGTACCTGCACTGGTGGCTCTCGTTCAAGGTGTTGGAGTCGTCCATTGTCATAATGCCACTTTGACACTGCCATTGAACAAAACGCTTGGAAATTCTACAGTTGACACTTGGGGGCTCCAAGCAGTGTATCAACCAGCAAAATTCTCCGTTCAAATCTTCTTCCTGTTGTTGAGCGTAATGATGGTTGTTTGCCTGATTGCCTTCATTCTTCTCAACCATCACCCAGCTGTGGCTCGGGAGAAGAGGAATGACCTTTATTTCAGGGAAGAAGTGACACGGCGGGAGAGAGAGCAAGTTTTCTCTTTACACACCCGAACACCAGAGAAAAAGCCAATGTTAAATTCCTTCGAGTCTGCCAAGAGGGAACCTCGCAGCGCCTTTGGCAGGGGCACATACAGTAACTCTGAGGTGGTTTTCATCTTTGTTGTACTGGCTTGGGTGAATGCTCTGACCAATGCAGTGCTGCCTTCAGTGCAGTCTTACTCCTGTCTGCCTTATGGGAACCAGGCCTACCATCTGGCTGCCACAATGGCAGCTGTCGCCAACCCAATGGCCTGTTTCATTGCCATGTTTAGGCCAATCAG GTCACTCATCTTCATGTGTCTTCTGACTGTCTTTGGCACTGGATTTGGAGCCTACATCATGGCAATGGCTGCTCTTAGTCCGTGTCCTTTGCTGGTCCACAGTGTATCTGGAACCGTTGTTATA GTGCTGGTTTGGATTGTATTTGTTCTCTCCCTGTCCTATGTAAAGGTAATAATTGGAGTAATTCTACGAGATGAGGGCCATGGCGCCCTTGTGTGGTGTGGGGCTGTAGTCCAGTTGGGCTCCATGCTGGGTGCCCTTTCTATGTTTCCACTGGTGAGCATTTATGGCCTTTTTAAGTCAGGCGATGCCTGTAACACCAAGTGTCCCTTGTGA